The stretch of DNA GGTCCCCGGAAGGCCGAACGGACGACGACTAGAACTTGTAGCCGATCTTCATGCCGGCATTGGTGATGCCGCGATTCTCGCTGCACAGCCCGGCATTGGAGTTGTGCTCGATCGAGGCGATGACGCTCCAGTGCTCGTCGAACTGGTAGCCGAGCGCGGCGGACTCGCGGAACAGCAGGTTGCAGCCGACGGCGATACGGTTTTCGCTGCCCTCGTCCTTGCCGTTGTTGACGCTGCCGCCGAAGCTCGCCTCGACGAACACCGGAAATTCGAAGGGTTGCACGTGCCAGGTCACGCCGGCATAGGCGGTGCTCGTCCTGCCGTCGAAATCGATGGTGGCGCCGACATGCGGACGCGGGATCAGATATTCGACCCAGCCATCGGCATGGAACGGCTTGGAGAACAGGAGCTCGACGTTGAGGTCGACATCACCCATCTCGTCGCTGGTGTCGATGCCGTGGCCCATCACGCCCAGGCGCACTTCGTTGAAGAAGGGATCGCTGACCATGGGCGGCGCGGTCGTATCCACGTCGGCGGCTTTCGCAGCCCCCACCGATCCCAGCGCCGCCACGAGGCAGCAAACGAAGAGTGCACGGCGCATTGGCAAATCCCGAGCGGACTCGGCCCCCGCGACAATCGATACGCAGAAACCGGATACATGGCAATCACGATGACTTATGGTTAACGTTCGGTTGACGGCCGTGACCGGCCGACCGACTGGGTGCCCGTCGAGGCGGAGGCCGGCGGCCGGCGTGCCCTTGCCGAGGTGCGTCCGGCCGAAAATCCTTGAAATCAAGCGAATTTGCCTGGCTTCGCATCGCTCGCGCCCGCGCAGTCGGCATGTCCTCGCCCATGAAGTCGCATTCTGTCTTTGCGCGGCCCAGTGTGGCAGGAATGACGCAAGTCACCGTTGCGATACTTTCACGCCCGGGATGGCCGATGCCGGCGCACCACCAGGTTCGTATCAGAGGCAGCCGGCCCGGCCGGATCACGCTCGGCGGCGTGGATCTGGTCTTCGCTGAAGACCGCCTCGCCTGCCCGACGGCCGTGCCGGTTCGGGCGCTCGCCGCCGCGCTCTACGCCCAGGGCATCGATGCCGCCGCCGTGGCCGAGATCAGCCCCGGGCTGGCGGCGCCCTGCCGGCTGGTCCGCTTCGATACCCACGGCAATCGCTTCGTCATCGAGGAGCCGCTGCCGGAACTGATCGCGCTCCTGAAGCTGGCGCGGTTCGAGAGCGCGGTCCACAAGCAGGGCTACGAGGTGGAGCGGCTGTGATCCCCGCGGCGCGGCGGGACTGGCGCGCGGCGCCGACATGCGCTAATCCCGCGCCCCCTCCCCCGTCGCGAGACCTTCCATGCCGACAGCGCCCGCCGCCGACGCCTCGATCGGCATCGATTTCGGCACGAGCAACACGGTGGTGGCGATCGCGACGCCGGGCGAGGCCGCGCGGATCGTCACCTTCGACCATCGCGGCCGCATCCTGAACGGGTTCGTCTCGGCGCTGTGCTTCTGGGACGAGCGGCGCGGCGGCTCGGCGACGACACGCGTCGAAGGCGGCCCCTGGGCCATCGACCAGCTCGTCGACGGCTCCTTCGCGTTGCGCTTCATCCAGTCGTTCAAGACCTTCGCCGCCAGCTCCACCTTCCAGGACACGCGCATCTTCCGCGAGAAATACCGCTTCGAGGACCTGCTGGTCACCTTCCTGCGCAATCTGACGCGACATGCCGGCACGCCGCTGGACCTCGCCTCCGCCCGGGTGGTCATCGGCCGGCCGGTGAAGTTCGCCGGCCAGAACCCGAACGACGGGCTCGCCATGCAGCGCTACCACACCGCCTTCGCCGAGGCCGGCGTGGGCGCGGCGAGCTATGTCTTCGAGCCCGTCGGCGCCGCCTTCTTCTACGCCCGGGCGCTGCAGCGCGACGCCACGGTGCTCGTCGCCGATTTCGGCGGCGGCACCAGCGACTTCTCGGTGATGCGCTTCGAGCGGGCCGGCGGCCAGCTGCGGGCCCAGCCGCTCGGCCATGCCGGCATCGGCATTGCCGGCGACGTGTTCGACACCCGCATCGTCGACCATGTCGTGTCGCCGCGCCTCGGCAAGGGATCGAGCTACCGCTCCTTCGACAAGGAGCTGGCGATCCCCAACCACTACTACGCCAATCTGTCGCGCTGGCACCAGTTGGCGATGATGAAGGCCAATGGCGACCTCAAGGGCCTGCGCGACCTGGCAAAGGCGGCGCTGAAGCCGGAGCAGCTCGACACCTTCGCCGACATCATCGAGTTCGATATGGGATTCGCGCTCTACCGGGCGGTGTCGGACGCCAAGTTCGCCCTGTCGAGCCGGGATGAGACGCAGTTCCGCTTCGCCGTGCACGACACCGAGATCGGCGCCCGCGTCACGCGGCGCGACTTCGAGAGCTGGATCGCGGCGGATGTGGCCCGCATCGCCGGCACGGTCGACGAGGTGCTGCGCCGGGCCGGAACGGCGGAAGGCGAGATCGAGCGCGTCTTCCTCACCGGCGGCACCTCGCTGGTGCCGGCGATCCGGCGCCTGTTCGCCGAGCGCTTCGGCGAGGAGCGTCTCACCAACACCGACCAGTTCGAATCGATCGCCGCGGGCCTGGCGATGATCGGGCAGGAGGCGGATGTCGGTCGCTGGGCTGTCCCGTCCGGGCAGCACGGCTGAGGCGCCGGAGGGGCGCCGATCAGCCTGGCATGTCCGCGATCACGCCGTGCAGCGCCTCCAGCACCGGGCGCGAGCGCTGATCCCGCGGATCGGAACGGAGCTGGTTCATGACATAGGAGACGCCGAGCCGCTGGCCGGGCCAGGCCGCATGGATCGAACCGCCGGCGCCGTTGTGCCCGAAGGCATCGGCAGGCGGACCGAACCGGTGCTGCTCCGTCTGCAAGGCATAGACGGTGGCAAAGCGCATGGGCTCGTCGATGAAGGGGTCGGTGAAGCGGCTGAGCTCGCGCCGGCCCTGCGCCAGCGTCTCCGGCCGCATCAGCCGGACACCGTCCAGTCCGCCGCCTTCGGCGAGG from Labrys wisconsinensis encodes:
- a CDS encoding acyloxyacyl hydrolase codes for the protein MRRALFVCCLVAALGSVGAAKAADVDTTAPPMVSDPFFNEVRLGVMGHGIDTSDEMGDVDLNVELLFSKPFHADGWVEYLIPRPHVGATIDFDGRTSTAYAGVTWHVQPFEFPVFVEASFGGSVNNGKDEGSENRIAVGCNLLFRESAALGYQFDEHWSVIASIEHNSNAGLCSENRGITNAGMKIGYKF
- a CDS encoding Hsp70 family protein, which produces MPTAPAADASIGIDFGTSNTVVAIATPGEAARIVTFDHRGRILNGFVSALCFWDERRGGSATTRVEGGPWAIDQLVDGSFALRFIQSFKTFAASSTFQDTRIFREKYRFEDLLVTFLRNLTRHAGTPLDLASARVVIGRPVKFAGQNPNDGLAMQRYHTAFAEAGVGAASYVFEPVGAAFFYARALQRDATVLVADFGGGTSDFSVMRFERAGGQLRAQPLGHAGIGIAGDVFDTRIVDHVVSPRLGKGSSYRSFDKELAIPNHYYANLSRWHQLAMMKANGDLKGLRDLAKAALKPEQLDTFADIIEFDMGFALYRAVSDAKFALSSRDETQFRFAVHDTEIGARVTRRDFESWIAADVARIAGTVDEVLRRAGTAEGEIERVFLTGGTSLVPAIRRLFAERFGEERLTNTDQFESIAAGLAMIGQEADVGRWAVPSGQHG